From Chelatococcus sp. YT9, a single genomic window includes:
- a CDS encoding DegQ family serine endoprotease: MAGFSTLSMSVVATQTRRVASAIAIVSAITLAAPLPAVARGPETFADLAEQVTDAVVNISAATTGGSARERAMPQLPPGTPFEDLFEEFFKRRGQGGDAPQPPRRASSLGSGFVVDSSGIIVTNNHVIGEANEITAIFNDGTKLKAELLGKDSKLDLAVLKVKPDKPLKAVKFGDSDKLRIGDWVIAIGNPFGLGGSVSAGIVSAHNRNIDQGPYDNYIQTDAAINRGNSGGPLFNMAGEVVGINTAILSPTGGSVGIGFAVPSSMASTVVDQLREFGETRRGWLGVRIQGVDDQTAEALGLEKARGALVAGVDEKGPAKPIGMEIGDVITKFDGKEVKSARDLPRMVAATPVGKDVEVVFVRKGKETTATVKLGRLEDGEKQANVSRDNGAEKPVARKALGLDLSSITDDLRRRYSIKDELKGVVVTRVDPNSSAADKRIQSGDIIMEVGQESVSSPADVTKRVEALKKDGKKSALLLVANAQGEVRFVAVTIE; the protein is encoded by the coding sequence ATGGCCGGTTTTTCGACGTTATCGATGTCCGTGGTGGCGACGCAGACGAGGCGGGTCGCATCTGCGATAGCGATCGTGTCGGCCATCACGCTGGCGGCTCCTTTACCAGCCGTGGCGCGGGGGCCTGAAACCTTCGCCGACCTCGCCGAGCAGGTGACGGATGCCGTGGTGAACATCTCGGCGGCCACGACGGGCGGTTCCGCGCGCGAACGCGCCATGCCGCAGTTGCCGCCAGGCACGCCGTTCGAGGATCTGTTCGAGGAATTCTTCAAGCGCCGCGGGCAGGGAGGCGATGCGCCTCAGCCGCCGCGCCGTGCCAGTTCGCTGGGCTCCGGCTTCGTGGTCGATTCGTCGGGCATCATCGTGACGAACAACCACGTTATCGGAGAGGCCAACGAGATCACGGCCATCTTCAATGACGGCACGAAGCTGAAAGCCGAGCTTCTCGGCAAGGACTCCAAGCTTGATCTCGCCGTGCTGAAAGTGAAACCCGACAAGCCCCTGAAGGCCGTGAAATTCGGTGATTCCGACAAACTGCGGATCGGCGATTGGGTGATCGCGATCGGCAACCCGTTCGGGCTGGGCGGCTCTGTCTCGGCCGGTATCGTGTCGGCTCACAACCGCAATATCGACCAAGGCCCTTACGACAACTACATTCAGACGGACGCGGCGATCAATCGCGGCAATTCGGGCGGCCCGCTGTTCAACATGGCCGGCGAAGTGGTCGGCATCAACACGGCCATCCTGTCTCCCACGGGCGGATCCGTCGGCATCGGTTTCGCCGTGCCTTCGTCGATGGCTTCCACTGTCGTCGACCAGTTGCGTGAGTTCGGCGAGACGCGCCGCGGCTGGTTGGGTGTTCGCATCCAGGGTGTCGATGATCAAACCGCGGAGGCTCTGGGGCTGGAAAAGGCCCGGGGCGCGCTCGTCGCGGGCGTCGATGAAAAGGGTCCCGCCAAGCCCATCGGCATGGAAATTGGCGACGTGATCACCAAGTTCGATGGCAAGGAAGTGAAGAGCGCGCGGGACCTGCCACGGATGGTGGCTGCGACGCCGGTCGGCAAGGATGTGGAAGTGGTCTTTGTCCGCAAGGGCAAGGAGACCACCGCGACCGTCAAGCTGGGCCGTCTCGAGGACGGGGAGAAGCAGGCGAATGTGTCGAGGGATAACGGTGCCGAGAAACCGGTGGCGCGCAAGGCACTCGGTCTCGACCTGTCCAGCATCACCGACGACCTGCGCCGCCGCTACTCGATCAAGGACGAGCTGAAGGGCGTAGTCGTCACGCGCGTCGATCCGAATTCCTCAGCTGCCGACAAGCGCATCCAGAGTGGCGATATCATCATGGAAGTCGGCCAGGAGTCGGTCTCGTCGCCGGCCGACGTCACCAAGCGTGTCGAGGCCTTGAAGAAGGATGGCAAAAAGTCAGCGCTCCTTCTCGTCGCCAATGCTCAGGGTGAAGTGCGCTTCGTCGCCGTCACCATCGAGTAG
- a CDS encoding lipid kinase has protein sequence MAQLHVEIILPEAARKALLVINRHARNGYPLPEAALDRLRAGGIELMEADPLDVAVSIDNARASGCNCVIIGGGDGTLNRAAPALSRTDLPLGILPLGTANDLARSLAIPASPIDAAGIIVEGHHRPIDLGEVNGVPFFNVASIGFSADLAHELTADAKKRYGTLGYALAGLRILARMRPFTVTIEHDGKREVIRTVQVSVGNGRHYGGGLTVDLDARPDDGLLHVYSLGVEHWWQLLALLPALKQGTHGRWRDVYTFTTTACTVETRRPRSINTDGELTGKTPASFHVIPGAVEVYTRPLA, from the coding sequence ATGGCGCAGCTCCACGTGGAGATCATCTTGCCAGAAGCCGCACGCAAGGCCCTGCTCGTTATAAATCGCCATGCACGCAACGGGTATCCCCTTCCGGAGGCAGCACTCGATCGCCTTCGCGCCGGCGGCATCGAGCTCATGGAGGCTGATCCGCTTGACGTCGCGGTGTCTATCGACAACGCACGCGCTTCAGGGTGCAACTGTGTCATCATCGGCGGCGGCGATGGCACCCTGAACAGGGCGGCCCCCGCCCTCTCGCGGACCGATCTGCCGCTCGGGATCCTTCCGCTCGGCACCGCCAATGATCTTGCCAGAAGCCTTGCCATACCCGCCTCGCCGATCGACGCGGCCGGAATTATCGTCGAAGGGCATCACCGTCCGATCGATCTCGGTGAGGTGAACGGCGTTCCTTTCTTCAATGTCGCCAGTATCGGCTTCAGCGCCGACCTCGCGCACGAACTGACGGCCGACGCCAAGAAGCGCTATGGCACCCTGGGCTACGCGCTGGCAGGCCTGCGCATCCTGGCCCGGATGCGACCCTTCACGGTGACGATCGAGCATGACGGCAAACGCGAGGTCATCCGTACGGTCCAGGTGTCGGTTGGGAACGGCCGGCATTATGGTGGGGGCCTTACCGTGGACCTCGACGCGCGACCGGATGACGGCTTGCTGCACGTCTACAGTCTTGGCGTCGAGCACTGGTGGCAATTGCTGGCGCTGCTCCCCGCCTTGAAGCAGGGCACTCACGGACGATGGCGCGACGTCTACACCTTCACCACGACGGCCTGCACAGTCGAGACACGCCGGCCTCGCAGCATCAACACCGATGGAGAGCTCACGGGCAAGACCCCGGCGAGCTTCCATGTCATCCCGGGAGCCGTCGAGGTGTACACGCGTCCGCTGGCCTAA
- a CDS encoding phosphatase PAP2 family protein, giving the protein MGFDFTAISKGALREVGLVIALLVVAGGILGFLAVAEEMRAGELEAFDTGILLALRNPADIADPIGPRWLEIVMRDITSLGGIPVLVLIVIVVIGYLILVHKRAIALLITVSMGGGLLLGHLLKLRFDRPRPDLVAHLVDIHSLSFPSSHAMLSAITYLTIGVLLARVEKRRVVRMYILAVAIGLTLLVGLSRLYLGVHWPSDVLAGWCAGAAWAMTCWLVLVFAQGRWSARSDVAPLAPEPGPRSAVEPR; this is encoded by the coding sequence TTGGGCTTCGATTTCACGGCCATATCGAAAGGGGCGCTGCGCGAAGTCGGCCTAGTGATTGCTCTCCTGGTGGTGGCGGGCGGGATCCTCGGCTTCCTTGCGGTTGCCGAGGAAATGCGCGCGGGCGAGCTGGAGGCGTTCGACACGGGGATTCTCCTCGCCTTGCGCAATCCTGCTGATATTGCTGATCCCATTGGTCCGCGGTGGCTGGAAATCGTCATGCGCGACATCACCAGCCTTGGCGGCATTCCGGTGCTGGTGCTGATCGTTATAGTGGTGATCGGTTATCTCATACTCGTGCACAAGCGCGCCATTGCCTTATTGATCACTGTATCCATGGGGGGCGGACTTCTTCTCGGACATCTTCTCAAGCTGCGTTTCGACAGGCCGAGGCCCGACCTTGTGGCCCATCTCGTCGATATCCATTCGCTCAGTTTCCCGAGCAGCCATGCGATGCTCTCTGCCATTACCTATCTCACGATTGGCGTGCTCCTGGCGCGGGTTGAGAAGCGGCGCGTCGTTCGTATGTATATCCTCGCGGTTGCAATCGGGCTGACGCTCCTGGTCGGCTTGAGCCGGCTCTATCTGGGCGTGCACTGGCCGAGCGACGTGCTGGCGGGCTGGTGCGCCGGGGCGGCTTGGGCCATGACGTGCTGGCTGGTGCTGGTTTTCGCTCAAGGACGGTGGTCCGCTCGCAGCGACGTTGCGCCCTTGGCGCCCGAGCCTGGCCCGAGAAGTGCTGTCGAGCCGAGGTGA
- the yegS gene encoding lipid kinase YegS, translating to MTNIRVILHGKAAGNAEVRHAVRALRRDGHGVSVRVTYEPGDAARMAQEAVEAARQGDVDVIVAGGGDGTVNEVFSAGLTARPPDRCSFGILPLGTANDFARSADIPVADMTAALRIAVERRACIIDVGRINERNFINVMTGGFGSRVTVETDPELKRRLGGFAYLLTGLSRFRELSSNSGRFIAEDFEWEGRFLALAIGNGRQAGGGIPLCPDALIDDGLLDLMILPELGAEERLDALSRLLSQGAAGIEELLVRVRSPWIEFTSDEVLHVNLDGEPMHTTLFRAVCQRRALAVHLGSTALLGPGSGAKGATSLRADHRP from the coding sequence ATGACCAACATCCGCGTCATCCTTCACGGAAAGGCGGCTGGTAACGCGGAGGTGCGCCACGCGGTCCGCGCCTTGCGGCGGGACGGCCACGGCGTCAGCGTCCGGGTGACCTATGAACCAGGCGATGCGGCGCGGATGGCGCAGGAGGCCGTGGAGGCCGCGCGCCAGGGCGACGTCGATGTCATTGTGGCGGGCGGTGGCGACGGCACCGTCAATGAGGTGTTTTCAGCTGGTTTGACGGCACGTCCGCCGGATCGTTGCTCATTTGGTATTCTGCCGCTCGGCACGGCCAATGATTTCGCCCGCTCAGCCGACATACCCGTCGCCGATATGACCGCCGCCCTGCGGATCGCGGTGGAAAGGCGAGCGTGCATCATTGATGTCGGGCGCATCAACGAGCGGAACTTCATCAATGTGATGACCGGCGGCTTTGGATCCCGCGTGACGGTGGAAACCGATCCCGAACTGAAGCGCCGTCTCGGCGGCTTCGCCTATCTGCTGACAGGGCTTAGCCGGTTTCGGGAGCTCTCGTCGAACAGTGGGCGTTTCATCGCTGAGGACTTTGAATGGGAGGGACGCTTCCTTGCCCTTGCGATCGGCAACGGGCGCCAGGCAGGCGGGGGCATCCCGCTCTGCCCCGATGCGCTGATCGACGACGGCCTGCTCGATCTGATGATCCTGCCGGAACTCGGCGCGGAGGAGCGTCTGGACGCGCTCAGCCGCCTGCTCAGCCAGGGCGCGGCTGGTATCGAAGAATTGCTGGTGCGCGTTAGAAGCCCTTGGATCGAGTTCACATCGGATGAGGTCCTGCACGTCAATCTCGACGGTGAGCCGATGCACACGACGCTGTTCCGCGCGGTCTGCCAGCGCCGTGCGCTGGCTGTTCACCTCGGCTCGACAGCACTTCTCGGGCCAGGCTCGGGCGCCAAGGGCGCAACGTCGCTGCGAGCGGACCACCGTCCTTGA
- a CDS encoding DUF4105 domain-containing protein: MIAVALLTVAIILCGIWWSGALWFRLPVGPYGRYAAIAAWCVLSLGTIVMVLRGDWRPLLPYAVVLVGLGLWWSTIKPSNNREWADDVGEMLSAEINGNSVTLHNVRDFEWRTETDYTPRWETRRYDLDTLTSVDMVLSYWGRPGIAHTLVSFGFADGQYVVFSVEIRKEKNESFSEIGGFFKEFETSIVAADERDIIRLRPNVRGEDTYIYRIRMPKEAARSLFLAYAEAANALRQRPRFYNTITANCTTIVYEMVNRIVPGLPMDYRLVLSGYLPEYIHDVGGLETNYSVAELRARGRITERAIAADANPDFSQAIRANVPGIPEPMTAITHGNR, translated from the coding sequence ATGATCGCGGTCGCCCTGCTCACGGTCGCGATCATTCTCTGCGGGATCTGGTGGTCCGGGGCATTATGGTTCCGCCTGCCTGTCGGCCCATATGGGCGATACGCCGCGATCGCAGCTTGGTGCGTGCTCTCGCTGGGCACCATCGTCATGGTTCTTCGGGGAGACTGGCGACCGCTCCTTCCCTACGCCGTCGTGCTCGTCGGGCTTGGCCTGTGGTGGAGCACCATCAAGCCCTCAAACAACCGGGAATGGGCCGATGACGTCGGCGAGATGCTTTCAGCCGAGATCAACGGGAATAGCGTCACGCTGCATAACGTTCGCGATTTTGAATGGCGCACGGAGACGGACTATACGCCTCGCTGGGAAACACGCAGGTATGATCTCGACACCCTGACTTCGGTCGACATGGTGCTGTCCTACTGGGGCCGGCCAGGCATCGCCCACACCCTGGTGTCCTTCGGCTTTGCCGACGGCCAGTACGTCGTCTTCTCGGTCGAGATCCGGAAGGAGAAGAACGAGAGCTTCTCGGAGATCGGCGGCTTCTTCAAGGAATTCGAGACAAGCATCGTCGCCGCCGACGAGCGCGACATTATCCGGCTGCGACCGAATGTGCGCGGTGAGGACACCTATATCTACCGGATTCGCATGCCCAAGGAGGCCGCGAGATCTCTGTTTCTCGCCTATGCCGAGGCGGCGAATGCCCTTAGGCAGCGACCGCGCTTCTACAACACCATCACGGCCAATTGCACCACCATCGTCTATGAAATGGTGAACCGCATCGTGCCGGGCCTGCCGATGGATTACCGGCTCGTACTTTCAGGCTACTTGCCGGAATATATCCACGATGTTGGCGGCCTCGAGACCAACTACAGCGTGGCCGAACTCAGAGCACGAGGCCGGATCACGGAACGCGCTATCGCGGCTGACGCAAACCCGGACTTTTCCCAGGCCATCCGTGCCAACGTGCCCGGCATCCCTGAACCCATGACCGCGATCACACACGGCAACAGGTGA
- the serB gene encoding phosphoserine phosphatase SerB, with translation MTDTTQTHVATLVAAPGSDLLSDALIARVAQALPEAGLPARLDPAIAVDIPFHPAVETGADPDPRVMAKRAHVALDGLPIDVIVQRQAERRKRLFLADMDSTMIGQECIDELADFVGLKDKVATITERAMRGEIAFEPALRERVALLAGLDVGVVDRIIAERITLTPGGLTLIATLRARGAYTCLVSGGFTLFTTKIAAAIGFQENRANELLTEGSKLSGKVQEPILGREAKLATLQELREKFGLAAHEVVAIGDGANDLAMLGEAGLGVAFRAKPAVAAAAHARLDHADLTALLFAQGYRSDEFVRPTD, from the coding sequence ATGACCGACACCACCCAGACGCATGTCGCGACGTTGGTCGCGGCCCCGGGAAGCGATCTCCTCAGCGATGCCCTTATCGCACGCGTGGCGCAAGCCCTCCCTGAAGCCGGGCTGCCCGCTCGGCTCGATCCGGCGATCGCGGTTGACATACCCTTCCACCCGGCGGTCGAGACCGGCGCGGACCCGGATCCGCGCGTCATGGCGAAGCGTGCCCATGTTGCGCTCGATGGATTGCCGATCGATGTCATCGTCCAGCGGCAGGCGGAGCGGCGCAAGCGGCTGTTCCTCGCCGACATGGATTCAACCATGATCGGTCAGGAGTGCATCGACGAACTCGCCGACTTCGTGGGGCTGAAGGACAAGGTCGCGACCATCACCGAGCGCGCCATGCGCGGCGAGATCGCCTTCGAGCCGGCGTTGCGCGAACGCGTCGCCCTCCTCGCCGGTCTCGATGTGGGCGTGGTTGATCGTATCATCGCCGAGCGCATCACCCTGACCCCAGGCGGTCTGACGCTCATTGCGACACTGCGGGCGCGGGGGGCTTATACCTGCCTCGTCTCGGGCGGCTTCACGCTGTTCACCACCAAGATCGCCGCGGCCATCGGCTTCCAGGAGAACCGCGCCAACGAGCTCCTGACCGAGGGCAGCAAACTCTCCGGAAAGGTCCAGGAACCGATCCTCGGACGGGAAGCGAAACTCGCCACCTTGCAGGAGCTGCGTGAAAAATTCGGGCTCGCCGCGCATGAGGTGGTGGCTATCGGCGACGGCGCCAATGATCTCGCGATGCTCGGAGAAGCTGGCCTTGGTGTAGCATTCCGTGCCAAACCAGCCGTGGCCGCTGCCGCTCACGCGCGCCTCGACCATGCCGATCTCACCGCCCTCCTCTTTGCTCAGGGCTATCGCAGCGATGAATTCGTCAGGCCGACCGACTGA
- the miaA gene encoding tRNA (adenosine(37)-N6)-dimethylallyltransferase MiaA — MGKDVDVTERLRTILIAGPTASGKSALAISLARRCGGIVINADSMQVYRDLRIITARPSVEDEAVVPHALYGHVDGAENYSVGRYLADIESLLASARENRTPVIITGGTGLYFKTLIEGLSDIPPVPEDVRSNVRARAEGRDTPLLYADLAVRDPQSAARIGPTDRQRILRALEVLAATGRSLTFFRSHKRPGLLSRADRLGLFLMPDRTELARRIDGRFLAMMEAGALEEVRTLAARGLHPDLPVMRAHGVPWLIRHLGGEISLDEAIREAQSDTRRYAKRQFTFFRHQLGGFQWVTPEEAERAVAAQGWLEWPMVLGTDDG, encoded by the coding sequence ATGGGAAAGGACGTTGACGTGACGGAAAGACTGCGAACCATTCTCATCGCAGGGCCAACCGCGTCAGGCAAGTCCGCGTTGGCCATAAGCCTTGCGCGCCGCTGTGGCGGCATCGTCATCAATGCGGATTCGATGCAGGTTTACCGCGACCTCCGGATCATTACGGCGCGGCCGAGCGTCGAGGATGAGGCGGTCGTGCCGCACGCGCTCTACGGCCATGTCGACGGCGCTGAAAATTATTCCGTCGGCCGCTATCTCGCAGATATCGAATCGCTGCTGGCCTCGGCGAGGGAGAACCGCACGCCGGTCATCATCACTGGCGGCACGGGCCTCTATTTCAAGACGTTGATCGAAGGCTTGTCCGACATTCCGCCCGTTCCCGAGGACGTGCGGAGCAACGTGCGGGCGCGGGCCGAGGGACGTGATACGCCGTTGCTCTACGCGGATCTGGCGGTGCGAGATCCGCAAAGCGCGGCGCGGATCGGGCCGACGGATCGTCAGCGCATTCTGCGAGCGCTGGAGGTGCTGGCGGCGACTGGCCGCTCGCTCACCTTCTTCCGCAGCCATAAGCGGCCGGGCCTCCTGTCCCGCGCTGACCGCTTGGGGTTGTTCCTCATGCCGGACCGCACGGAGCTCGCCCGCCGCATCGATGGGCGCTTTCTCGCCATGATGGAGGCCGGCGCGCTTGAGGAGGTCAGGACGCTCGCCGCGCGGGGGCTTCACCCGGATCTTCCGGTCATGCGGGCTCATGGCGTTCCCTGGCTCATCCGCCATCTCGGAGGAGAGATCAGCCTCGACGAGGCAATCCGCGAGGCGCAAAGCGACACGCGTCGGTACGCCAAGCGGCAGTTCACCTTTTTTCGGCACCAGCTCGGCGGTTTTCAATGGGTCACGCCGGAGGAGGCCGAGAGGGCTGTAGCCGCTCAGGGCTGGCTCGAGTGGCCAATGGTGCTCGGCACGGACGACGGTTGA
- a CDS encoding metallophosphoesterase, with amino-acid sequence MAPFAGFGAASASAQASPDFRFGIIADPQYAPVPPNPQGTRFYANSLWKLSEAIKTLNKEDLQFVATLGDIIDRHWQSFGDIMPLYDALRHEKFFLLGNHDYEVAADYLNSVVRTAGMPSAYYDFKGGDYRFIVLDGNDVSLFSTGPKDPKQEIARERLKKLQEAKAINAMTWNGSLSDQQFAWLQASLDKAKQAGEKVIVLCHYPVFPANIHNLWDSERIVDLLTSYDNFVAFFNGHNHAGNYGEVSGKYFVNFKGMVDTPDTSAFAVVEVYGDKIAIRGFGRETSRTLSIRAV; translated from the coding sequence ATGGCCCCCTTCGCGGGCTTCGGCGCCGCGAGCGCAAGCGCGCAGGCGAGCCCGGACTTCCGCTTCGGCATCATCGCCGATCCGCAATATGCGCCCGTTCCGCCGAACCCGCAGGGCACCCGCTTCTACGCCAACAGCCTGTGGAAGCTGTCCGAGGCCATCAAGACCCTCAACAAGGAAGACCTGCAGTTTGTCGCGACCCTTGGCGACATCATCGATCGCCACTGGCAGAGCTTCGGCGATATCATGCCGCTCTATGATGCTCTGAGGCATGAGAAGTTCTTCCTGCTCGGCAATCATGATTACGAGGTCGCGGCCGACTATCTCAACTCGGTCGTCCGAACGGCGGGCATGCCAAGCGCGTATTACGATTTCAAGGGCGGTGATTATCGCTTCATCGTGCTCGATGGCAATGATGTCAGCCTGTTCTCGACCGGTCCCAAGGACCCGAAGCAGGAGATAGCCCGCGAGCGTTTGAAGAAGCTGCAGGAAGCCAAGGCCATCAACGCGATGACCTGGAACGGCTCGCTGAGCGACCAGCAGTTCGCCTGGCTGCAGGCATCCTTGGACAAGGCCAAGCAGGCGGGCGAAAAGGTTATCGTGCTCTGCCACTATCCCGTCTTTCCTGCAAATATCCACAATCTGTGGGACAGTGAGCGGATCGTGGATCTGCTGACGAGCTACGATAATTTCGTGGCCTTTTTCAACGGCCACAACCATGCAGGCAACTACGGCGAAGTATCGGGCAAGTATTTCGTCAATTTCAAGGGCATGGTCGACACGCCCGATACATCGGCCTTTGCGGTGGTCGAGGTCTACGGCGACAAGATCGCGATCCGTGGTTTCGGTCGCGAGACGAGCCGCACCCTCAGCATCCGCGCCGTCTGA
- a CDS encoding transglutaminase family protein, producing the protein MKIRAGYEITYDCPQRTPMLILLSVHPSREQDLITPQAITPDPPIPITSYIDSMGNHCGRLTAPEGRLTLAANFVIRDSGLPDPVVPDAPQHAIEDLPDDVLVYLLGSRYCDTDKLADRAWALFGEIQPGWARVQAICDFVHDHIAFGYEHASTARTASDGFAERIGVCRDYAHLAITFCRCMNIPARYCTGYLGDIGIPPVDLPMDFSAWFEVWLGGRWYTFDARHNTPRIGRILMATGRDATDVAISTSFGRSSLVQFSVMTDEVT; encoded by the coding sequence ATGAAAATTCGTGCGGGCTACGAGATCACGTACGACTGCCCGCAGCGCACGCCGATGCTCATCCTCTTGAGCGTGCATCCCTCACGCGAGCAGGATCTCATCACACCGCAAGCCATTACGCCCGACCCGCCGATACCCATCACCTCTTACATCGACAGCATGGGCAACCACTGCGGCCGGCTGACCGCGCCGGAGGGGCGGCTCACCCTCGCGGCGAATTTCGTCATCAGGGACAGTGGACTTCCAGACCCCGTCGTCCCCGACGCCCCGCAGCATGCCATCGAGGATTTGCCAGACGACGTGCTGGTTTATCTTCTCGGCAGTCGCTATTGCGACACCGACAAGTTGGCGGACAGGGCCTGGGCGCTTTTCGGCGAGATCCAGCCCGGGTGGGCACGTGTGCAGGCGATCTGTGACTTCGTGCACGATCATATCGCCTTCGGCTATGAACATGCCTCGACCGCGCGGACGGCCTCGGACGGCTTCGCGGAACGGATCGGCGTCTGCCGTGACTATGCGCATCTCGCCATCACATTCTGCCGCTGCATGAATATCCCGGCGCGCTATTGCACCGGCTATCTCGGCGACATCGGCATCCCGCCCGTTGATCTGCCGATGGATTTTAGTGCCTGGTTTGAAGTCTGGCTCGGCGGTCGCTGGTATACCTTCGATGCGCGGCATAATACGCCGCGCATCGGCCGAATCCTCATGGCAACTGGCCGGGACGCGACGGACGTCGCCATCTCGACCAGCTTCGGCCGCAGCAGCCTCGTCCAGTTCTCGGTGATGACGGACGAGGTGACGTAA
- a CDS encoding transglutaminase family protein — protein sequence MSILTVRHVTTYRYRQPVAFGEHRLMFRPRDSYDQGFLDSRLTITPPPASTRWIHDVFGNCVALVRFSGRASELTFDSQIKLEHSPFNAPDFQMDADAKTYPFAYSAEELPDLARCMEPHYPDPGDVVRNWARQFLRVGHPTDTGTLLMTMTCAIQESFRYSRRTEAGIQPPAMTLGLRQGTCRDFALLMMEAVRSLGFAARFVTGYLYVPDRDGPTRLGGGATHAWCQVYLPGAGWVEFDPTNGIIGNRDLIRVAVARDPSQAVPLSGTWIGLPGDSLDMVVEVQVSSEAANTNRAGTDGAPVERDGPRRVVDQRN from the coding sequence ATGAGCATTCTGACTGTCAGGCATGTCACGACCTATCGCTACAGGCAGCCGGTCGCCTTCGGCGAGCATCGGTTGATGTTCCGTCCGCGCGACAGCTATGACCAGGGCTTCCTCGACAGCCGCCTGACGATCACGCCGCCCCCGGCGTCGACCCGCTGGATCCACGACGTATTTGGCAATTGCGTCGCGCTCGTCCGCTTCTCGGGCCGCGCCAGTGAGCTGACCTTCGACAGCCAGATCAAGCTTGAGCACTCGCCGTTCAACGCGCCGGATTTCCAGATGGATGCCGACGCGAAGACTTACCCCTTTGCCTATAGCGCGGAGGAACTGCCGGATCTTGCGCGGTGCATGGAGCCGCATTATCCCGACCCGGGTGACGTTGTACGCAACTGGGCGCGGCAGTTTCTGCGCGTCGGCCATCCCACCGACACCGGCACCCTGCTGATGACGATGACATGCGCCATCCAGGAGAGCTTCCGCTATTCCAGGAGGACGGAGGCGGGCATCCAGCCACCGGCCATGACGCTCGGGCTGCGTCAGGGGACCTGCCGCGACTTCGCGCTGCTGATGATGGAGGCCGTACGTTCGCTCGGTTTCGCGGCGCGCTTCGTCACGGGCTACCTCTATGTTCCCGATCGCGACGGCCCCACGCGGCTTGGCGGCGGCGCCACCCATGCCTGGTGTCAGGTCTATCTGCCCGGCGCCGGCTGGGTGGAGTTCGACCCGACCAACGGGATCATCGGCAACCGGGATCTCATCCGCGTCGCAGTGGCGCGGGACCCGAGTCAGGCCGTTCCGTTGTCCGGGACCTGGATAGGTTTGCCCGGCGATTCCCTCGACATGGTCGTCGAGGTGCAGGTCTCGTCGGAAGCCGCCAACACCAACCGTGCCGGCACGGATGGAGCGCCTGTGGAACGCGACGGCCCACGGCGCGTTGTCGATCAGCGCAACTAG